The Cryptococcus gattii WM276 chromosome B, complete sequence genome has a segment encoding these proteins:
- a CDS encoding Hypothetical protein (Similar to SGTC gene model, INSD accession EAL23652.1; CNBA2990), producing the protein MSRPSIEMNLPPSLLNFYQKQQEYAGLQALREASADLVARAEKLAEMSNIMADGGEAIGGVLRNWPHVFSILSLFTAQMEKSSGDRSRQEEEEDEGPLPCLVRLAYGGETPSVEGSAPTTITASDKTKQ; encoded by the exons ATGTCCCGTCCATCAATCGAAATGAACCTCCCTCCTTCACTTCTCAATTTTTACCAGAAACAACAAGAATATGCCGGTCTTCAGGCTTTGCGTGAGGCCTCAGCAGATCTTGTAGCAAGGGCTGAGAAGCTTGCAGAGATGTCTAATATAATGGCGGATGGGGGAGAAG CTATTGGTGGGGTGTTGAGGAATTGGCCTCACGTCTTTTCAATCCTCAGTCTCTTCA CGGCCCAAATGGAAAAATCGTCTGGAGACCGCTCACGgcaggaagaagaggaggacGAAGGACCTTTGCCTTGCCTTGTGCGTTTAGCATACGGCGGCGAAACGCCCTCCGTCGAGGGCTCCGCACCGACGACCATCACCGCATCTGATAAAACAAAACAATAA